The Ipomoea triloba cultivar NCNSP0323 chromosome 4, ASM357664v1 DNA segment tctctttgtcTCTTTCGTTTGTCTATCCTCGTACTCGAACCATCAAGCTTTAGCGTATATCGATGAAGGCCTGAAACAATGCCTGATTCGCAACTCCCAAAACCAAACCGCCAGCATTTTCAACGACATATACACCCCCGACAACTCCTCCTTCGTGTCCGTTCTCCAGTACCCGATCAAGAACACCCGCTTCAATTCCTCGGACACTCCGAAGCCCTTCTCCGTAATAACACCCAAGGAAGAAGCCGAGGTGCAAGCGGTGATCCTTTGCGCCGCGGAGTTAAACCTGCGAGTCCGAATTCGCAGCGGCGGCCATGACTACGAAGGACTCTCGTACACTAATCCCAAGAAAGGTGATCATAGCCCGTTCTTGGTTCTTGATCTGATCAATTTCAACAACGTGGCCGTGGATTCCGTGGAAAAGACGGCGTGGGTCGGATCCGGGGCCACGGTTGGGGAGCTGTACTATAGGATATCGGAGAAGAGTAAAAGTCTTGGGTTTCCGGCGGGGGTGTGCCATTCCATTGGGGTCGGAGGGCACTTTAGCGGCGGCGGTTACGGGATGATGCTCAGAAAACACGGCCTCTCGGCGGATCACGTGGTGGACGCGCGTTTGGTTGATGCGAAGGGGAATATTTTGGACCGGAAATCTATGGGGGAGGATTTGTTTTGGGCGATCCGAGGAGGGGGAGGGAATACATTCGGGGTGGTTCTTTCATGGAAAGTACAATTAATTGATGTTCCCGAAACCGTAACGACTTTCAACATCGTCAGAACTCTGGAACAAAACGCCACCAACATCGTACACAAATGGCAGTCCATCGCCCCAAACCTCCCCCAAGAACTCTTCATCCGAATAATCGCAATCGGTCAAAAACCCCAAAACACCGTACAAGCCATATTCAACTCCCTGTACCTCGGACCCGCCGATACCCTTCTTAAAATTCTGCAACAAAGTTTCCCAGAATTAGGAGCCACAAGACAAGACCTGAGAGAGATGAGTTGGATAGAATCCGTCCTTAACATCGACGGCTTCCCCAACGGCACACACCCTAAAGCTCTCTTGGGCACTATCGTCAACAACGGGAAACCATATTACTTCAAAGGAAAATCCGACTACGTAAAAACCCCAATCCCCGTGGAAGGCCTGGAAGGGGTTTGGGACTTTCTGAAAGAGAACAACTCGGGCTTGATCATCATGAGCCCCTACGGTGGAATAATGGAGGAGATATCAGAATCGGCGATTCCATTCCCGCACAGGGCTGGGAATCTGTACAAAATCCAGTACGTTATGAGTTGGAGCGAAGCAGGGAAAAAGGCCTATGAAAGCCACATGAGCTGGATAAGAAGGCTGTTTCATTACTACACTCCCTTCGTCTCCAAGTCTCCAAGAGAAGCGTATGTGAATTACAGGGATCTTGATATTGGGAGAAATAGTATGGGTAATTTAACCTACGGTGCTCAGTCTAAGAATTGGGGGGTCAAGTATTTCAAGAGCAATTTTGAAAGGCTTGTTAGAGTTAAGACACAAGTTGACCCTCAAAACTTCTTTAGGAATGAGCAAAGCATTCCACCCCGTTCACATATAGTGAACTAGTATGATACCCGTACGCACTAAATATTAATCagattattgttattttagTGTCTGCATTACTTCTACAAATTATCTTGCCTTCAATGATGTGTTGTGATAACCAATCTTGTACCGTTGCATAAACCAAGAGAATAGTCTACGGTCCTCAATAACATTACTGGTGAACCAACCTTTAACATCAATGAATGACTACAACACCTCTCAGCCATCTTCCATATCCGGCTCATACCAGGTTCACATCCCCTCCTCATATCCACATTACCCAACACTACAACGCCTCTCCCCACCTTTTCATCTAGCATCTAGAAACATCCAACAAGTCCAAAAATATTCTATCCTTAATAAAATTGTGTCGACACCATCAAAGTTTGATATGCGAATTTTGTACTTGAACTGGTCATCTCAATAACCAGAACAAGCGAAAATAATAATGGTTTTAAAGTAAAGAAGACATGATTTACGTGGTTCGGCAATGTGCTTACATTCACTAGAATGAAACTATTCTTTTGTTATTACTGATGGTGATTGTGGTGATGCTATAGTAGGAATACAACCAATGTATTTATAGACATCTATCACAGTACCATGAGCCCTACCTAGTTTGCTCCACCcatattagtattacattttttaatataaattttacatttcaatATTAACCGACCTAGACACGACCCGCATCATAAATCTCTCACAAGTATGCCCCTAGATGAATAAAAAGCATATTAGTCAAAAGATAATATCACGCATGCACATAAATGAAAGTTCGTATTCAAAGGCATTGACCACAAAATAATTCAATGAGATTACGTTTTCCACAAAATACTTcaaaataggaaaataattgtactaataaaaataaaactaactattaaaaaaaaacactgccATGATAATACTGTAACCTAGCATTTGcttcacaaaataaaaataaaaattcagaaAGAACGGAATAAAGAAGGAAGTTAt contains these protein-coding regions:
- the LOC116015225 gene encoding berberine bridge enzyme-like 15, translated to MKKPNTLCFLFVSFVCLSSYSNHQALAYIDEGLKQCLIRNSQNQTASIFNDIYTPDNSSFVSVLQYPIKNTRFNSSDTPKPFSVITPKEEAEVQAVILCAAELNLRVRIRSGGHDYEGLSYTNPKKGDHSPFLVLDLINFNNVAVDSVEKTAWVGSGATVGELYYRISEKSKSLGFPAGVCHSIGVGGHFSGGGYGMMLRKHGLSADHVVDARLVDAKGNILDRKSMGEDLFWAIRGGGGNTFGVVLSWKVQLIDVPETVTTFNIVRTLEQNATNIVHKWQSIAPNLPQELFIRIIAIGQKPQNTVQAIFNSLYLGPADTLLKILQQSFPELGATRQDLREMSWIESVLNIDGFPNGTHPKALLGTIVNNGKPYYFKGKSDYVKTPIPVEGLEGVWDFLKENNSGLIIMSPYGGIMEEISESAIPFPHRAGNLYKIQYVMSWSEAGKKAYESHMSWIRRLFHYYTPFVSKSPREAYVNYRDLDIGRNSMGNLTYGAQSKNWGVKYFKSNFERLVRVKTQVDPQNFFRNEQSIPPRSHIVN